From Pseudomonas sp. G.S.17, the proteins below share one genomic window:
- the pcaD gene encoding 3-oxoadipate enol-lactonase, which translates to MPTISLPDGDLYYQLDGPQSAPVLLLSNSLGTHLGMWDAQIPALAEHFRVLRYDTRGHGQSLVSTGLYTIEQNGRDVLALLDALDIRQADFCGLSMGGLIGQWLMLNAPQRLRRVVLCNTAAKIASPEVWNPRIEAVLRDGRPAMLALLDATISRWFTPRFAETQPEQVNRLVDMLANTSPAGYAAGCAAVRDADFREQIATVGLPVLVVSGDLDPVTTVADGNFMVNAIKGAKGVVLNAAHLSNVEASQAFTDGVVDFLLS; encoded by the coding sequence ATGCCGACCATTTCTCTGCCTGACGGCGATCTCTATTACCAGCTGGACGGTCCGCAATCTGCACCGGTCTTGCTGCTCTCCAATTCACTCGGCACCCATCTGGGCATGTGGGATGCACAAATCCCGGCATTGGCCGAGCATTTCCGGGTATTGCGCTATGACACGCGCGGACATGGCCAGTCACTGGTCAGCACGGGGCTCTACACCATCGAGCAAAACGGCCGCGACGTACTCGCGTTGCTGGATGCGCTGGACATCCGGCAGGCAGATTTTTGCGGATTGTCGATGGGCGGCCTTATCGGGCAATGGCTGATGCTCAATGCCCCGCAGCGGCTGAGACGCGTGGTGCTGTGCAACACCGCCGCGAAAATCGCCAGCCCTGAAGTATGGAATCCGCGCATTGAAGCGGTATTGCGTGACGGCCGCCCAGCGATGCTGGCCCTGCTCGACGCGACTATTTCCCGCTGGTTCACGCCCCGCTTCGCCGAGACGCAGCCAGAGCAAGTAAACCGCCTGGTCGACATGCTCGCCAACACTTCACCCGCAGGCTATGCGGCCGGCTGCGCAGCGGTGCGTGATGCTGACTTTCGCGAGCAGATTGCGACGGTAGGCTTGCCGGTGCTGGTGGTCAGCGGCGACCTGGACCCGGTGACTACCGTGGCGGACGGAAATTTTATGGTGAACGCAATCAAAGGCGCCAAGGGGGTGGTATTAAACGCAGCGCACCTGTCGAATGTGGAAGCGAGCCAAGCCTTTACCGACGGGGTTGTGGATTTCCTCCTGAGTTAA
- a CDS encoding GNAT family N-acetyltransferase gives MFTIRVMTLADYDAVIDLMSKTPGISLRDADSREATARYLQRNPKMSFVAEVGDVPGACVMCGHDGRRGYLQHLVVLPEYRRQGIATSLVQHCLSSLEVQGILKCHLDVFKTNAAAAQYWQGQGWQLRTDIDRYSFTRSGHDNA, from the coding sequence ATGTTCACTATCCGCGTCATGACCCTGGCCGACTACGATGCGGTCATCGACCTCATGAGCAAGACTCCAGGCATCTCGTTGCGTGACGCCGATTCTCGCGAGGCGACCGCGCGTTACCTGCAACGCAATCCGAAAATGAGTTTTGTCGCCGAAGTCGGCGATGTGCCTGGCGCGTGCGTGATGTGCGGGCATGACGGTCGTCGGGGCTATTTGCAGCATTTGGTGGTGCTTCCCGAATATCGACGCCAGGGGATCGCTACGTCGTTGGTCCAGCATTGTCTTTCGAGTCTTGAGGTGCAGGGCATCCTTAAATGTCACCTCGATGTGTTCAAGACCAACGCAGCCGCTGCGCAGTATTGGCAAGGCCAGGGCTGGCAGCTGCGCACCGACATTGACCGCTATTCGTTTACCCGATCGGGGCATGACAACGCTTGA
- the katG gene encoding catalase/peroxidase HPI has translation MANESKCPFSQAAGSGTTNRDWWPNQLNLKILHQHSSLSDPMDENFNYAEAYKSLDLAAVKQDLHALMTESQDWWPADFGHYGPLFIRMAWHSAGTYRTGDGRGGAGAGQQRFAPLNSWPDNVSLDKARRLIWPVKQKYGRKISWADLIVLTGNVALESMGFKTFGFSGGRPDVWEPDEDVYWGSEKTWLGGDTRYGKEAQPPGEGVLVAEADKHGTEESRTDNQGRNLENPLAAVQMGLIYVNPEGPEGNPDPVASAKDIRETFGRMAMNDEETVALIAGGHAFGKTHGAGPADNVGAEPEAAGLEQQGLGWKNSFGTGKGPDAITSGLEVTWTSTPTQWSNQYLENLFGFEWELTKSPAGANQWRPKDGAGADTVPDAHDPSKRRAPSMLTSDLALRFDPIYEKISRRFLENPDQLSDAFARAWFKLTHRDMGPLSRYLGPEMPAEELLWQDPIPAVDHALVNEADIAALKSKLQASGLSVAQLVSTAWAAASTFRGSDKRGGANGGRLRLAPQKFWQANQPEQLASVLETLEGIQAEFNQAQFGGKKISLADLIVLGGCAGIEQAAKNAGQTLTVPFAPGRMDASQEQTDVDSFGFLEPAADGFRNYAKGRYSLSAEALLIDKAQLLTLTAPEMTVLLGGLRVLNTNYKQSPQGVFTSRPEALTNDFFINLLDMSTEWKPVSDAAEEFEGRDRKTGQVKWTGTRVDLVFGSHAQLRALAEVYASSDAQEKFVKDFVAAWDKVMNLDRFDLKV, from the coding sequence ATGGCAAATGAATCGAAATGTCCGTTCAGTCAGGCGGCTGGCAGTGGCACCACGAATCGCGACTGGTGGCCGAATCAACTGAACCTGAAAATTCTTCACCAGCACTCGTCCTTGTCCGATCCCATGGACGAGAACTTCAACTACGCCGAGGCGTACAAGAGCCTCGACCTGGCAGCGGTCAAGCAGGACCTCCACGCGCTGATGACCGAGTCCCAGGACTGGTGGCCAGCGGACTTTGGGCATTACGGGCCGCTGTTCATTCGCATGGCCTGGCACAGCGCAGGTACCTATCGCACCGGTGATGGTCGCGGCGGTGCCGGTGCTGGTCAGCAGCGTTTTGCACCACTCAACAGTTGGCCGGATAACGTCAGCCTCGACAAGGCGCGCCGACTGATCTGGCCGGTCAAGCAGAAGTACGGGCGGAAAATTTCCTGGGCCGACCTGATCGTGCTCACCGGTAACGTCGCGCTGGAATCCATGGGCTTCAAGACTTTCGGTTTTTCGGGCGGTCGTCCGGACGTCTGGGAACCTGATGAAGACGTATATTGGGGCTCGGAAAAAACCTGGCTGGGCGGTGATACCCGTTACGGCAAGGAAGCCCAGCCGCCGGGAGAAGGCGTGCTGGTGGCCGAAGCGGATAAGCATGGCACCGAAGAAAGTCGCACCGACAATCAGGGCCGCAACCTGGAGAACCCTCTCGCGGCCGTGCAAATGGGCCTGATCTACGTCAACCCTGAAGGCCCGGAAGGCAATCCGGATCCGGTGGCATCGGCAAAAGATATCCGCGAAACATTCGGTCGCATGGCGATGAATGACGAAGAAACCGTCGCACTGATTGCCGGTGGACACGCCTTCGGCAAGACCCACGGCGCCGGACCTGCTGACAACGTCGGTGCTGAACCGGAAGCCGCTGGCCTGGAACAACAGGGCCTGGGCTGGAAGAACAGTTTTGGCACAGGCAAGGGTCCCGACGCCATTACCAGCGGTCTTGAAGTGACCTGGACTTCAACGCCGACCCAGTGGAGCAATCAATACCTGGAAAACCTGTTCGGCTTTGAATGGGAGCTGACCAAGAGTCCGGCTGGCGCCAATCAATGGCGACCCAAGGATGGCGCGGGTGCCGATACCGTGCCGGATGCCCATGACCCGTCCAAGCGCCGCGCACCGTCAATGCTGACCTCGGACCTGGCCCTGCGCTTCGATCCGATCTATGAAAAAATCTCCCGGCGCTTCCTTGAAAACCCCGATCAGTTGAGCGATGCGTTCGCCCGCGCCTGGTTCAAACTGACCCACCGCGACATGGGGCCGCTGTCGCGCTACCTCGGCCCGGAAATGCCCGCCGAAGAGTTGCTCTGGCAAGACCCGATTCCAGCGGTCGACCATGCGCTGGTCAATGAAGCCGACATTGCCGCGCTCAAAAGCAAGCTACAGGCCAGCGGTTTGTCGGTTGCGCAACTGGTCTCCACCGCCTGGGCGGCTGCTTCCACCTTCCGTGGCTCAGACAAGCGTGGTGGTGCCAATGGCGGGCGCCTGCGTCTGGCACCGCAGAAGTTCTGGCAGGCCAATCAGCCGGAACAACTGGCGAGCGTGCTGGAAACCCTGGAAGGCATTCAGGCCGAATTCAATCAGGCGCAGTTTGGCGGCAAGAAGATCTCGCTCGCCGACCTGATCGTCCTGGGCGGCTGTGCCGGCATCGAACAGGCGGCCAAAAATGCCGGACAAACCCTGACTGTGCCGTTTGCACCGGGACGCATGGACGCTTCCCAGGAGCAGACAGATGTTGACTCGTTCGGCTTCCTCGAGCCCGCTGCCGATGGCTTCCGTAACTACGCCAAAGGCCGCTACAGCCTTTCGGCCGAGGCGTTGCTGATCGATAAGGCTCAACTGCTGACGCTCACCGCACCGGAAATGACCGTGCTGCTCGGCGGCCTGCGGGTGTTGAATACCAATTACAAACAAAGCCCCCAGGGCGTTTTCACCAGTCGACCGGAAGCGTTGACCAATGACTTCTTCATCAATCTGCTGGATATGAGCACCGAGTGGAAGCCTGTTTCCGATGCAGCGGAGGAGTTTGAAGGACGCGATCGCAAAACCGGTCAGGTGAAGTGGACAGGCACGCGGGTAGACCTGGTCTTCGGTTCCCACGCGCAGCTGCGGGCGCTGGCTGAAGTCTATGCCAGCTCGGACGCTCAGGAGAAGTTCGTCAAAGACTTCGTGGCTGCCTGGGATAAGGTGATGAATCTGGATCGCTTTGATCTGAAGGTGTGA
- a CDS encoding DUF2790 domain-containing protein translates to MKTPLFAALMMVSVFASAKDNVTNVSAAEVEQYTYSEPLDINKVISITTAENVNPIRGTVESHMVYTDHKGVIHNLEYTTEAYSDQDS, encoded by the coding sequence ATGAAAACTCCACTGTTCGCCGCACTCATGATGGTCAGCGTATTCGCGTCGGCCAAAGACAATGTCACTAACGTTTCAGCCGCCGAGGTTGAGCAGTACACCTACTCTGAACCCCTGGATATCAACAAAGTCATCAGCATCACCACCGCTGAAAACGTCAACCCGATCCGCGGCACTGTTGAGTCGCACATGGTGTACACCGATCACAAGGGTGTCATCCACAACCTCGAATACACCACTGAAGCCTACAGCGACCAGGACAGCTGA
- a CDS encoding OsmC family protein → MAGKTHAYEVQVTWAGNEGTGTSSYRGYSRAHVITAKGKVPIEGSSDPSFRGDPTRWNPEELLLASLSACHKLWYLGLCAEAGIVVLAYEDNAQGTMVEEGDGAGQFTSAVLRPKVILAAGSEITKAQALHKTAHEKCFIARSVNFPVSHAPELSISPDG, encoded by the coding sequence ATGGCAGGTAAAACGCACGCGTACGAAGTCCAGGTAACCTGGGCCGGCAACGAGGGAACGGGAACGTCGTCTTATCGAGGTTACAGCCGGGCGCACGTAATCACGGCCAAGGGAAAAGTACCCATCGAGGGGTCATCCGATCCGTCATTTCGAGGAGACCCAACACGCTGGAACCCGGAAGAATTGCTCTTGGCGTCTTTATCTGCGTGCCATAAGCTTTGGTATCTCGGCCTTTGTGCTGAGGCCGGGATCGTTGTGCTGGCCTACGAGGACAACGCTCAAGGAACCATGGTCGAGGAGGGCGACGGCGCAGGTCAGTTCACTTCGGCGGTTTTGCGGCCGAAGGTGATTCTCGCAGCAGGGTCTGAAATCACCAAAGCTCAGGCGCTGCATAAAACAGCTCATGAAAAATGCTTCATTGCTCGTTCGGTAAACTTTCCAGTCAGCCACGCACCCGAACTATCGATAAGCCCAGACGGTTAA
- a CDS encoding IS630 family transposase produces MNSQDIVLSEDEQIELSRRIRSATISQRDGRRARVILLAARGCSRNEIAQLTGLSVVSVTRWCKRFQELRLQGLVDLPGRGRKPSLSAEALKRTLEQVTQPRIGQPRWSCRSMARVAGISPASVQRIWAANDIKPHLTRTFKLSKDPNFEEKFWDVIGLYLDPPDKALVLCCDEKSQVQALERTQPGLPLGIGHIRTQSHDYVRHGTVTLFTALDYLQGRLISSIERQHRHQEWLEFLKKINRETPKQLQLHLIVDNYATHKHPKVKAWLEKHKRFHMHFTPTSSSWMNMVERFFRDITVYLRDGSFSSVRELESSITTFLALRNAQPTRYVWNAKGEDILNKIQRAREAMASQA; encoded by the coding sequence ATGAACTCTCAGGACATCGTGCTCAGTGAAGACGAACAAATTGAACTGAGTCGGCGCATAAGATCAGCCACGATCAGTCAGCGCGACGGTCGTCGGGCACGGGTGATTTTGCTAGCCGCTCGAGGTTGTTCTCGTAACGAGATTGCCCAGTTGACAGGTCTCTCCGTTGTTTCAGTCACCCGCTGGTGCAAGCGCTTTCAAGAGCTGCGTCTACAAGGCCTAGTGGATCTGCCCGGACGAGGTCGCAAGCCATCCCTATCGGCCGAAGCGTTGAAACGAACACTTGAGCAGGTCACTCAGCCGCGTATCGGTCAGCCTCGCTGGAGCTGTCGAAGCATGGCGCGAGTCGCCGGCATTTCACCGGCCAGCGTCCAGCGCATATGGGCCGCCAACGATATAAAACCGCACCTGACACGTACCTTCAAACTGTCCAAAGATCCAAACTTCGAAGAGAAGTTCTGGGACGTCATCGGGCTGTATCTGGATCCGCCGGATAAGGCATTGGTGCTTTGTTGCGATGAAAAAAGCCAGGTTCAGGCTCTGGAGCGTACCCAGCCTGGACTGCCTTTGGGGATCGGTCATATCCGTACGCAATCGCACGATTATGTCCGCCATGGCACCGTCACCTTGTTCACTGCGCTGGATTATCTTCAGGGGCGCTTGATCAGTTCCATAGAGCGCCAACACCGGCATCAGGAATGGCTGGAGTTTCTCAAGAAGATCAATCGAGAAACGCCCAAACAGCTCCAATTGCATCTGATCGTGGACAACTACGCCACGCATAAACACCCGAAAGTGAAGGCATGGCTTGAGAAGCACAAGCGCTTCCACATGCACTTCACCCCGACCTCCAGCTCGTGGATGAACATGGTTGAGCGCTTCTTTCGCGATATCACGGTGTACCTGCGTGACGGCAGTTTCAGCTCGGTTCGCGAACTGGAAAGCTCGATCACCACGTTCCTAGCACTGCGAAATGCGCAGCCGACTCGCTATGTCTGGAACGCCAAGGGGGAAGATATTTTGAACAAGATACAGCGAGCCCGTGAGGCAATGGCCTCACAGGCATGA
- a CDS encoding flavin reductase family protein, with translation MNSHIAPVDLAKAYRLLNHGPTVLVSAAHDGGVDVMAAAWACALDFMPPKLTVVLDKATRTRELVERSGTFVIQVPTVAQLQLTHRVGTTSLNDDPQKLAHAGVEWVDLVGQDVPCVAGCSGWLVCKLIPEPHNQQAYDLFIGEVVGAWSDTRVFSNGHWHFEHADPALRSLHYIAGGHFYAIGEVLNVESASESE, from the coding sequence TTGAACAGTCACATCGCTCCGGTCGATCTCGCCAAGGCGTATCGACTTCTCAATCACGGCCCGACCGTTCTAGTGTCTGCTGCCCATGACGGCGGTGTCGACGTGATGGCCGCCGCGTGGGCCTGTGCCCTGGATTTCATGCCGCCAAAGCTGACCGTGGTGCTGGATAAAGCCACCAGGACCCGGGAACTCGTCGAGCGCAGCGGCACGTTCGTTATTCAGGTGCCCACCGTGGCGCAGTTGCAGTTGACCCATCGAGTGGGCACAACCAGCCTGAATGACGATCCGCAAAAACTGGCTCATGCAGGCGTGGAGTGGGTTGATCTGGTGGGGCAGGACGTGCCTTGCGTAGCCGGATGTTCCGGCTGGCTGGTCTGCAAGCTGATTCCTGAGCCGCACAATCAGCAGGCTTACGATCTGTTTATCGGTGAAGTGGTTGGCGCCTGGTCCGACACTCGCGTGTTCAGCAATGGGCATTGGCACTTTGAACACGCCGATCCGGCCTTGCGCAGCCTGCACTACATCGCTGGCGGGCATTTTTATGCGATTGGCGAAGTGCTCAATGTCGAGTCGGCTAGCGAGAGTGAATGA
- a CDS encoding fatty acid desaturase, which yields MSNYFDAAHRAHILELQASWTARSDWPTWLLLLGTYSAWFSLIHYAPLLGQTLTLLLLIPVITFWMSLQHELLHGHPSPWRWLNKLLGYAPLAIWYPYTLYRDSHLLHHRDEELTRPQRDPESRYLDAQAWQRSGVLWRAVHWLNKTLFGRLLVGPALALAGLIVEESSRLRRGVLQAWLMWLSHGICVVAVLAFVNLHGELPILGYLLSSVLALGLSMVRSYYEHRPAQAPEQRSVINEAGWPWRWLFLNLNLHLVHHDLPGLPWYLLPKVYTERREEWLHRSGQFLVNGYGELFQRHGLRPIDSPQHPWHSASTTDVTPYRHSLSLADSTLSTSPIA from the coding sequence ATGTCTAACTACTTCGACGCCGCACACCGCGCCCACATCCTTGAGCTGCAAGCCTCCTGGACTGCCCGCAGCGACTGGCCCACCTGGCTGCTGTTGCTCGGCACATATTCGGCATGGTTCAGCCTGATTCATTACGCACCGCTATTGGGCCAGACTCTGACACTGCTGCTGTTGATTCCGGTCATCACCTTCTGGATGTCGTTGCAGCATGAGTTGCTGCATGGCCACCCTTCCCCCTGGCGCTGGCTGAATAAACTCTTGGGTTATGCGCCACTGGCAATCTGGTATCCCTACACCCTGTATCGCGACAGCCATCTGCTGCACCATCGCGACGAGGAATTGACCCGGCCACAGAGGGACCCGGAAAGTCGCTACCTCGACGCCCAGGCCTGGCAGCGCAGCGGGGTCTTGTGGCGCGCGGTGCACTGGCTGAATAAAACCTTGTTCGGGCGCCTGCTGGTGGGTCCCGCGCTGGCGCTGGCCGGTCTGATTGTCGAAGAGTCTTCAAGGCTGCGGCGTGGCGTGCTGCAAGCCTGGCTGATGTGGCTCAGCCATGGCATTTGTGTGGTCGCGGTGCTGGCGTTCGTCAACCTGCATGGTGAGCTGCCAATACTCGGTTATCTGCTCTCCAGCGTGCTCGCCCTGGGGTTATCCATGGTGCGTTCCTACTACGAACACCGCCCGGCCCAGGCACCGGAACAACGTTCGGTGATCAACGAGGCGGGCTGGCCGTGGCGCTGGCTGTTCCTGAACCTGAATTTGCATCTGGTCCATCATGATCTGCCCGGCCTGCCCTGGTATTTGCTGCCCAAGGTCTACACCGAGCGCCGCGAGGAGTGGTTGCATCGCAGTGGGCAGTTTCTGGTCAACGGCTATGGCGAACTGTTCCAGCGCCACGGCTTGCGACCCATCGATAGCCCGCAGCATCCCTGGCATTCAGCCTCCACAACGGATGTCACGCCGTATCGTCATTCACTCTCGCTAGCCGACTCGACATTGAGCACTTCGCCAATCGCATAA
- a CDS encoding DUF2934 domain-containing protein, with protein sequence MNVDEETVRQLATMIWETEGKPEGHHERHWQMATKLAESVAMTPSRSVDRAAVEALLPDPDQPDRDQSETPGPERS encoded by the coding sequence ATGAACGTCGACGAAGAAACCGTACGTCAGCTGGCGACAATGATCTGGGAAACCGAGGGTAAACCCGAGGGCCATCACGAGCGCCACTGGCAGATGGCGACCAAACTGGCCGAATCAGTGGCCATGACGCCATCGCGCAGTGTCGACAGGGCTGCCGTCGAGGCGTTGTTGCCCGACCCGGATCAGCCGGACCGCGATCAGTCTGAAACGCCGGGCCCCGAACGAAGCTGA